A single Primulina eburnea isolate SZY01 chromosome 11, ASM2296580v1, whole genome shotgun sequence DNA region contains:
- the LOC140804589 gene encoding uncharacterized protein: MREKTSNVAKNKIPCPKTGKGSWFLDKHKVESPIVQPLLVPNCEFRQNASTEHAQIRSLEKNRKLPHGSKVSIDAELVRHMSNLPGFLQKEEKEKNVQEKALNFGVFDWKQLEKWKYNEGVPLKCHHKKPSSSSGYVCMATGAPKMGSYLKKQNSSNGLNPSVVSMGKHPIPCSRFSSPRKKPPTAHISSSSATKKVRNETHWRKENFFECGKTELCDKEYQFTRSGSIDRHKNCHQRVENNCRSSETTVNNCPRKDTKKKNAPEKKALSIELEHKLSLPKNDMVNGGVKKSTTSLIGVESSPQYFHVEPLPHNVLLMPKHLQMKSCSASSQFTEGKRFSDLSSPQEFGRLSVEFPSSCSLPVDADVHAESSIEPHNMVTSTANEVDIYKVACPELNPVASVLSEGRCKNTNEKTTRSTLSVKVPKRSEAEIAEQPTMKGRHPSPTRWFSFGFGKMNRSSSFKEVSTVPQLSSTYTTAKSGPVTESSSGMNKFDRDKANASNRGRSSPLKRLLDPLLKYKGSQSTKVVQPTNGPLYSLTSGTPETMEPYQGREPEGVAGQGLLQLTLRNGLPFFKLLVENSSSHMLVAVVKHLPSNEKNSRCMIYAFYSAHETRKKNMTWTQGSKNKSCGLDYKIVGQMKISSFYVPTFHAKDSSHCAIRECVLYGVDREQEDKQAHELLSDMEIAAVVLKSSCQNLNAGNLNDDQKPYRERGLPQCVLEPTFDVGEYENSISAAVILPGGVHGNPCKGAPSSLVSRWRSGGSCDCGGWDVGCKIRVLTNIDKNGMISKETMSTCAIGCVNLFVQGGARKSKPVLNLESFDNGLYSLGLDPSIPFLEAFATCVAFITSQKFSEILDNSSQEKVLEAIIGTKQLKTATMYQGQIPAKYVSCPPPSPVGRI, encoded by the exons ATGAGAGAGAAAACTTCGAACGTGGCTAAAAACAAGATTCCATGTCCCAAAACAGGAAAAGGTTCATGGTTTCTGGACAAGCACAAAGTTGAGAGTCCTATTGTTCAGCCGTTACTCGTTCCAAATTGTGAATTTAGACAGAATGCAAGTACCGAGCATGCCCAGATTAGATCGTTGGAGAAAAACCGAAAGTTGCCCCATGGGAGTAAGGTGAGCATTGATGCTGAGCTAGTTAGACACATGTCAAATTTACCCGGTTTTCTCCAGAAAgaagagaaagaaaaaaatgTTCAAGAAAAGGCTTTAAATTTTGGAGTTTTCGATTGGAAGCAATTGGAAAAATGGAAGTACAACGAAGGTGTGCCTTTAAAATGTCACCATAAAAAACCTTCATCTAGCAGTGGTTATGTTTGTATGGCAACTGGAGCTCCTAAAATGGGTTCCTATCTGAAAAAACAGAACTCCTCAAATGGTTTGAATCCCAGTGTAGTATCTATGGGAAAACATCCCATTCCATGTTCTCGTTTTAGTTCACCTCGTAAAAAACCTCCTACGGCACATATTTCATCCTCTAGTGCAACAAAAAAAGTGAGAAATGAAACTCACTGGAGAAAAGAAAATTTCTTTGAGTGTGGAAAAACTGAATTGTGTGATAAAGAATATCAGTTTACCCGAAGTGGCAGTATTGATAGGCATAAAAATTGTCACCAGAGAGTTGAGAACAACTGTAGAAGTTCTGAAACAACTGTGAACAACTGCCCTAGGAAGGatacaaagaaaaaaaatgcaCCAGAAAAGAAAGCTCTGTCCATAGAGCTGGAACACAAGTTGTCGCTCCCTAAAAATGATATGGTCAATGGTGGGGTTAAGAAGAGTACAACTAGCTTAATTGGAGTGGAATCTAGTCCTCAATATTTCCATGTAGAACCTCTGCCGCATAATGTGCTCTTAATGCCTAAACATCTTCAGATGAAGAGTTGCTCAGCGAGTTCTCAATTTACAGAAGGGAAGAGGTTCTCTGATTTATCTTCTCCTCAGGAGTTTGGAAGGCTCTCAGTTGAATTTCCAAGCTCCTGTTCCCTTCCTGTTGATGCGGATGTTCATGCTGAGTCTTCTATAGAGCCACATAACATGGTAACTTCTACGGCCAATGAAGTAGATATTTACAAAGTTGCATGCCCTGAGCTGAATCCTGTTGCCTCAGTATTATCTGAAGGTCGCTGCAAGAATACAAATGAAAAAACCACGAGGTCTACATTGTCAGTTAAAGTCCCAAAGAGATCCGAAGCTGAAATTGCGGAGCAGCCCACTATGAAAGGGAGACACCCATCCCCTACTCGTTGGTTTAGTTTTGGTTTTGGAAAGATGAACAGGAGTTCTAGTTTTAAGGAAGTGTCCACGGTTCCACAATTGAGTTCTACATATACTACTGCCAAATCTGGCCCAGTAACAGAGAGTTCTTCTGGTATGAACAAATTTGATCGAGACAAGGCAAATGCTAGTAACAGGGGTAGGTCAAGCCCTTTAAAGAGGTTGCTAGACCCATTGTTAAAGTACAAGGGATCTCAATCTACCAAGGTTGTTCAGCCAACTAATGGACCCTTATATTCCTTGACGTCTGGAACCCCGGAAACCATGGAACCGTATCAAGGTAGAGAGCCTGAGGGGGTAGCCGGTCAGGGTCTTCTGCAGCTCACGTTGAGGAATGGGCTTCCTTTCTTTAAACTTTTGGTTGAAAATAGCAGCAGCCACATGCTAGTAGCTGTTGTGAAGCATCTGCCATCAAATGAAAAAAACAGTCGCTGCATGATATATGCGTTCTACTCTGCTCATGAGACGAGGAAAAAGAACATGACCTGGACTCAGGGGTCGAAAAATAAAAGCTGTGGCCTTGACTACAAGATTGTAGGCCAGATGaaaatttcaagcttttatgttCCAACATTTCATGCTAAGGATTCTAGTCACTGCGCCATTAGAGAATGTGTCTTGTACGGTGTTGATCGAGAGCAGGAGGACAAACAAGCACATGAACTTTTATCTGACATGGAGATTGCAGCTGTTGTTTTGAAAAGTTCGTGTCAAAATCTTAACGCTGGAAACTTAAATGATGACCAAAAACCATACCGAGAAAGGGGGCTTCCACAGTGTGTATTGGAACCTACATTTGATGTAGGAGAATATGAAAACTCTATCAGCGCAGCAGTAATCCTTCCTGGCGGTGTCCATGGTAACCCATGTAAAGGTGCACCTTCGTCATTAGTTAGCCGGTGGAGATCTGGTGGATCATGTGATTGTGGAGGGTGGGATGTTGGTTGCAAGATACGGGTTCTTACCAACATTGACAAAAATGGCATGATTAGTAAAGAAACGATGTCTACCTGTGCCATTGGTTGTGTTAATCTTTTTGTCCAG GGTGGTGCAAGAAAGAGCAAGCCTGTTCTTAACTTGGAATCATTTGACAATGGA
- the LOC140804368 gene encoding LOW QUALITY PROTEIN: peptidyl-prolyl cis-trans isomerase PASTICCINO1-like (The sequence of the model RefSeq protein was modified relative to this genomic sequence to represent the inferred CDS: deleted 1 base in 1 codon): MAVADESEQEFKPQKKKIDSEDDKRKKKITPGSLMKALIRPGSGERHPTDGDQVIYHCTVRTLDGVVVESTRAEIGGNGTPKRQVLGKSKMILGLLEGIPTMLHGEVAMFKVKPELHYGEEDCPVSAADGFPMDADLHFEIELIDFCKVKVITEDLGVLKKVIEEGQGWEQPREPYEVKAWISAKSGDGNLIYSHTEGQPFFFTYGKSEVTKGLEMGIGTMSRGEKAVIYVNKQYITQGPLIPLVEGIAEVHFEVELVHFVQVRDVLGDGRLIKRRIRDGRGEFPMDCPLQDSLLHVHYKGMLLNEEKTVFYDTRVHNDGHPLEFRSGEGLVPEGFEMCTRLMLPGEMALVTCPPDYAYDKFHRPDKVPEGSYVQWEIELLDYEKLKDWTGMNFRQIMDEVEKIKSTGNRLFKEGKYELAKAKYDHVLREFNHVNPQDDDEGKEFSETRNLLNLNVAACYLKTGESRKSLEACNKVLDANPVHVKALYRRGMAYMSAGDFEEARADFNKMTTIDKSSESTAKAALLKLNKEEQEVHIRARRQFKGLFDKKPGLISEAGDIDTQQISSEMPEIDNQDVLDGDSEHLLPVHAPPPRANMWSRLWPTSRRLFTALGLDRCTIL, encoded by the exons ATGGCTGTTGCTGATGAATCAGAGCAAGAATTTAAACCCCAGAAGAAAAAGATAGATTCTGAAGATGACAAAAG GAAGAAGAAAATTACGCCTGGAAGTTTGATGAAAGCTTTGATAAGGCCTGGAAGCGGGGAAAGACATCCTACCGATGGTGATCAG GTTATATATCATTGCACAGTTCGGACTTTAGATGGGGTA GTTGTCGAGTCAACACGTGCAGAGATCGGAG GCAATGGTACACCAAAGAGGCAGGTGTTGGGTAAAAGTAAGATGATACTGGGATTGTTAGAAGGGATTCCAACAATGTTGCATGGTGAAGTTGCGATG TTCAAGGTTAAACCTGAGCTGCATTATGGCGAGGAGGATTGTCCAGTTTCAGCTGCTGATGGCTTTCCAATGGATGCTGATCTTCATTTTGAGATTGAGCTGATTGATTTCTGTAAAGTCAAG GTTATCACCGAAGATTTAGGTGTCTTAAAGaag GTAATAGAGGAAGGACAAGGTTGGGAACAACCTAGAGAGCCCTATGAAGTTAAAGCTTG GATTTCAGCGAAGTCGGGAGATGGAAACTTGATTTATAGTCATACTGAAGGACAACCATTTTTCTTTACATATGGAAAATCCGAG GTCACAAAAGGTCTTGAGATGGGAATTGGAACAATGTCAAGGGGCGAAAAGGCAGTAATATATGTCAATAAGCAGTATATCACTCAAGGCCCTCTGATTCCCTTGGTAGAAGGTATTGCAGAAGTCCACTTTGAGGTGGAGCTGGTACACTTTGTGCAG GTGCGGGATGTGCTTGGTGATGGACGCTTAATAAAACGCCGGATTCGTGATGGAAGAG GTGAATTTCCTATGGATTGTCCACTTCAAGACAGTCTGCTACATGTTCACTACAAAGGAATGCTTCTAAATGAGGAAAAAACTGTTTTCTATGATACAAGAGTTCATAATGATGGCCATCCTTTGGAATTCAGATCAGGAGAAGGGCTT GTACCAGAAGGGTTTGAAATGTGCACCCGACTAATGTTACCTGGAGAGATGGCGCTAGTGACATGCCCCCCTGATTATGCTTATGACAAGTTTCATAG GCCAGATAAAGTACCTGAGGGATCCTATGTTCAATGGGAGATTGAGCTTCTTGATTATGAGAAGCTGAAG GACTGGACTGGTATGAACTTTAGACAAATAATGGACGAAGTTGAGAAGATTAAAAGCACG GGTAACAGGCTATTCAAAGAAGGCAAATATGAACTTGCCAAGGCAAAATATGACCAT GTGCTTCGGGAGTTTAATCACGTAAAtcctcaagatgatgatgagggGAAAGAATTTTCTGAGACAAGA AATTTGTTGAATCTCAATGTGGCTGCATGCTATCTGAAAACGGGTGAATCCAGGAAGTCACTTGAAGCATGCAATAAG GTGTTGGATGCAAATCCTGTTCATGTCAAAGCTCTCTACCGCCGAGGAATGGCATACATGTCAGCTGGAGATTTTGAAGAAGCTAGAGCTGATTTTAATAAG ATGACCACCATCGATAAATCATCAGAATCAACTGCAAAGGCGGCCCTTCTCAAACTTAACAAAGAGGAGCAG GAGGTTCACATAAGGGCTCGTAGACAATTCAAGGGATTGTTTGACAAGAAACCTGGCTTGATTTCTGAGGCGGGTGACATTGATACACAACAAATTTCTTCTGAAATGCCTGAGATCGATAATCAGGATGTTTTAGATGGTGATAGCGAGCATCTTCTTCCGGTCCATGCTCCTCCACCCCGTGCGAACATGTGGTCCAGATTGTGGCCTACCAGCAGAAGGCTTTTTACAGCTCTTGGATTGGATCGATGCACCATATTGTGA
- the LOC140805221 gene encoding uncharacterized protein isoform X1 — protein sequence MALHVGEGNFWLPSEFLTDDELLMGFKTDRRLNDFRDGYVHSFGFSSELSSPSESVFGSAETASDDDDYLTGLAHKLAYATLGDSSLSAENTMGWKLFGSPQSTLCSNVTGCECMPGQSCVSRVSVPPDGANAAAWHALLACVERRARMRLIEENATFCSGKPTFARSRKPDTTDLSQGSGFYPNQSHVPYQQLQAAKFQQLKQQLQAGSYWEQEKIARQQMVRNVKKNEGSGNQSVSMESWPDIQLCQPRRQRSSDMKAVFLGKTETKSKRTGTGVFLPKNLGATPVETRKKTGCPVLLPDRVVQALNLNLKSMDLQSLTIRSDFLETNAAFKHGNRVSTAEQRRTLRPVPPARMDQEPKLPRDWTY from the exons ATGGCTCTACATGTTGGCGAAGGGAATTTCTGGCTGCCGTCGGAGTTTCTGACCGACGATGAGCTCTTAATGGGTTTCAAAACTGATAGAAGATTAAATGATTTTCGTGACGGATATGTCCACTCGTTTGGTTTTAGCTCGGAACTAAGTTCACCTTCTGAATCAGTCTTCGGCTCAGCAGAGACTGCGAGCGATGACGATGACTATCTCACAGGGTTGGCCCATAAACTTGCTTACGCTACTCTTGGAGACTCAAGCCTCTCTGCTGAAAACACCATG GGTTGGAAGTTGTTTGGTTCACCTCAATCGACTCTCTGCAGTAACGTGACTGGCTGCGAGTGCATGCCCGGGCAGAGCTGCGTTTCGCGTGTTTCTGTTCCACCGGATGGCGCAAATGCTGCTGCATGGCATGCGTTGTTGGCGTGTGTAGAGAGGCGtgcgaggatgagattaatcgAAGAAAACGCTACCTTTTGTTCTGGAAAACCGACCTTTGCTCGTTCAAGAAAACCTGATACTACTGACCTGAGTCAGGGTTCTGGGTTTTACCCGAATCAATCCCATGTTCCCTATCAACAATTGCAAGCAGCAAAA TTTCAGCAGTTGAAACAGCAGCTACAAGCGGGTAGTTACTGGGAGCAAGAGAAAATAGCTCGCCAACAGATGGTTCGGAATGTGAAGAAGAATGAAGGTTCAGGAAATCAGAGCGTGTCCATGGAGTCTTGGCCGGATATACAGCTTTGTCAACCTCGAAGGCAGCGTAGTTCTGACATGAAGGCAGTTTTTCTTGGAAAAACCGAAACCAAAAGTAAAAGAACTGGAACTGGTGTTTTCTTGCCCAAAAACTTGGGAGCCACCCCGGTCGAAACTCGCAAGAAAACAG GATGCCCTGTTTTACTTCCAGACAGAGTGGTGCAAGCGTTGAACTTAAATCTAAAATCCATGGATCTACAGAGCCTTACTATAAGAAGTG ATTTCTTGGAAACAAATGCAGCTTTTAAGCATGGAAATAGAGTTTCCACGGCTGAACAGAGGAGAACTCTGCGACCAGTACCACCAGCAAGGATGGATCAAGAGCCCAAGCTCCCTCGAGATTGGACCTACTAA
- the LOC140805221 gene encoding uncharacterized protein isoform X2 produces MALHVGEGNFWLPSEFLTDDELLMGFKTDRRLNDFRDGYVHSFGFSSELSSPSESVFGSAETASDDDDYLTGLAHKLAYATLGDSSLSAENTMGWKLFGSPQSTLCSNVTGCECMPGQSCVSRVSVPPDGANAAAWHALLACVERRARMRLIEENATFCSGKPTFARSRKPDTTDLSQGSGFYPNQSHVPYQQLQFQQLKQQLQAGSYWEQEKIARQQMVRNVKKNEGSGNQSVSMESWPDIQLCQPRRQRSSDMKAVFLGKTETKSKRTGTGVFLPKNLGATPVETRKKTGCPVLLPDRVVQALNLNLKSMDLQSLTIRSDFLETNAAFKHGNRVSTAEQRRTLRPVPPARMDQEPKLPRDWTY; encoded by the exons ATGGCTCTACATGTTGGCGAAGGGAATTTCTGGCTGCCGTCGGAGTTTCTGACCGACGATGAGCTCTTAATGGGTTTCAAAACTGATAGAAGATTAAATGATTTTCGTGACGGATATGTCCACTCGTTTGGTTTTAGCTCGGAACTAAGTTCACCTTCTGAATCAGTCTTCGGCTCAGCAGAGACTGCGAGCGATGACGATGACTATCTCACAGGGTTGGCCCATAAACTTGCTTACGCTACTCTTGGAGACTCAAGCCTCTCTGCTGAAAACACCATG GGTTGGAAGTTGTTTGGTTCACCTCAATCGACTCTCTGCAGTAACGTGACTGGCTGCGAGTGCATGCCCGGGCAGAGCTGCGTTTCGCGTGTTTCTGTTCCACCGGATGGCGCAAATGCTGCTGCATGGCATGCGTTGTTGGCGTGTGTAGAGAGGCGtgcgaggatgagattaatcgAAGAAAACGCTACCTTTTGTTCTGGAAAACCGACCTTTGCTCGTTCAAGAAAACCTGATACTACTGACCTGAGTCAGGGTTCTGGGTTTTACCCGAATCAATCCCATGTTCCCTATCAACAATTGCAA TTTCAGCAGTTGAAACAGCAGCTACAAGCGGGTAGTTACTGGGAGCAAGAGAAAATAGCTCGCCAACAGATGGTTCGGAATGTGAAGAAGAATGAAGGTTCAGGAAATCAGAGCGTGTCCATGGAGTCTTGGCCGGATATACAGCTTTGTCAACCTCGAAGGCAGCGTAGTTCTGACATGAAGGCAGTTTTTCTTGGAAAAACCGAAACCAAAAGTAAAAGAACTGGAACTGGTGTTTTCTTGCCCAAAAACTTGGGAGCCACCCCGGTCGAAACTCGCAAGAAAACAG GATGCCCTGTTTTACTTCCAGACAGAGTGGTGCAAGCGTTGAACTTAAATCTAAAATCCATGGATCTACAGAGCCTTACTATAAGAAGTG ATTTCTTGGAAACAAATGCAGCTTTTAAGCATGGAAATAGAGTTTCCACGGCTGAACAGAGGAGAACTCTGCGACCAGTACCACCAGCAAGGATGGATCAAGAGCCCAAGCTCCCTCGAGATTGGACCTACTAA